The nucleotide window GCCGCGCGTCAGGAGCAGGCCGATGAGGGCCGTGGCCAGCAGGGATAGGGCCAGGACGACCAGGCTCAGGCGTCGAGCGGGCCCCCTGCGCCTCATCGGGGCGGGTCGCTGAGGGAGCGAGGGCCCGCCCGGGCCGGTGTCGTGGGCCGGAGGTGCGGGGGCGGAGGGAGTGGAGTGGTACGGGGCGCTGGCATCCATGTCGTCATCCTGCGCTGCGCCCCGGGGCGCGCGCGATCAGGGAACACCCTGATCGGCCCCGGATATCGGGGGATTCCTCCCCTGATCGAGCCCCCTGAGGACCCGCATCGCGGCGGGATGGGGGCATGATGAGGCCATGACGACGACGCAGCCCGGCCGCCTTCCGGGGCGGGCCGGTCCACAGGGCCCCGCCGCCGGCCCTGCGCCGTCCGCCCCCGATGCCCCGGCCTCCCAGCGCCTGGCGCTCAGGCGCCCGGGGCGGCGCCTGGCAGCTGCGCCGCCCCACGTCCCGAGGCCCGAGCCCGCCTCCTCCCGCCGGCCCGCCCTCATCGCCGGGGTGTGCGCCGGGGTGGGGGCCCACCTGGGCCTGCCCGTGCGGCAGGTGCGGCTGGCGGCCGTCGTCCTGGCCCTCGCCGGGGGAGCGGGCCTGCTGCTCTACCTCCTGCTGTGGGTGGCGGTGCCCGTGGGCGACCCCTGGGCCGAGGCCTGGGGCACCCGGTCCCCGGCCCGGCGGCGCCTGGCCTCCCGCCCCCGGGCGAGCACAACCGCCTCGCGCCGCCTGGGCACCGCCCTGGGCGGGGGCGCACTCCTTGCGGCCGCTGCCCTGGCCGCCCTGTGGCGCAGCGGCGGCCTGCGGGATGTCGGCGTCCTACTGCCCCTGGTCCTCATCGTCTCCGGCGCGGCCCTGGCCTGGTCCCAGGTCGATGCGCTCACCGGCCCCGCACGCCGGCCCGGCGCCGCGCTGCGCCTGGCCGGGGGCGTGGTGCTGGCCGCCGTGGGCATCGTGCTGTGGGTGGCCTCTGAGACCCCGCCGCGGGCGCTGCTGGCCGGTGGCCTCACCGGTGGTGCCCTGGTGGTGGGCGTCGGCCTGGTGCTGGCGCCCCTGTGGCTGCGCACCCACCGCGCCCTGGCCGAGACCCGTGCCGCCGAGGCCCGCGAGGCCGAGCGGGCCGATATCGCCGCCCACCTGCACGACTCGGTGCTCCAGACCCTCACCCTCATCCGCCGGCGCTCGGGCGAGCCGGAGGTGGTCGCCCGCCTGGCCCGCTCCCAGGAGCGCGAGCTGCGGGCCTGGCTCTACACCGACCGCCCCGAGCCGGGCACCTCGGTGGCCGACGCCTTCCAGGACCTGGCCGGGGAGATCGAGGACCGCTACGGGGTGGCGGTGGATACCGTGTGCGTCGGCGACCGAGCCCCGGACCGCTCCACCGAGGTGGTGGTGGCCGCGGCGCGCGAGGCGCTGTCCAACGCCGTGCGCCACGGCGCCCCACCGGTCTCCCTCTACGTGGAGGCCGGGGCCTGGGGCACTGAGGTGTTCATCCGCGACCGGGGCGAGGGCTTCGATCCGGAGGACCTCGCCAGGATCGCCCCGGACCGCCACGGGGTGCGGGAGTCCATCATCGCCCGCATGGAGCGCCACGGGGGCCAGGCCCACCTGCGCCGCCTGGAGCGGGGCACCGAGGTCCGCCTGGTCCTGCCCGCCCCGGACTGAGGCTGTGCTCCGCCCTGCGCAAGCACTGCGGTAGCCGCAGCGGAGGCGGCGTGGAGACAGCGTGGAGACGCTGACAAGCATCGAGGAAGAAGTGAACACGACAGGAGTTCCCATGACCACCCCATCCCCTTCCACCGGCCCCGCCGCCACCCACGGCGGCCACCAGGAGGGCGCCGCCCTGCGCGTCCTGGTGGTCGATGACCACGCCCTGGTGCGCACCGGGGTGCGCGCCGAGTTGACCGCCCACGCCCCGGATCTCGACGTCGTCGCCGAGGCCGACGACGTCGAGGGCGCCATCGCCGCCGTCCATGCCCTCCAGCCCGATGTCGTCCTGCTCGACGTGCACCTGCCGGGGGGCAATGGCGGGGGAGGGGCCGAGGTGGTGGCCGCCTGCCACGATGTGCCCGCCACCCGCTTCCTGGCACTATCGGTCTCCGATGCCTCCGAGGACGTCGTCGGGGTTATTCGGGCCGGGGCCCGCGGGTATGTCACCAAGGCGATCTCCACCGAGGACCTGGCCCAGGCGGTGCGCCGTGTGGCCGCGGGGGACGCCGCCTTCTCCCCCCGACTGGCCGGATTCGTCCTGGACGCCTTCGGGGCCGGGGCGGGGGAGGTGGCGGTGGCCGACTCCGAGCTGGACCGCCTGTCCTCCCGGGAGCGGGAGGTCATGCGCCTCATCGCCCGGGGATACACCTACAAGGAGTGCGCCTCGGAGCTGTTCATCTCCATCAAGACGGTGGAGACGCATGTCTCGGCCGTGCTGCGCAAGCTCCAGCTGTCCAACCGCAATGAGCTGACCCGATGGGCGGTGGCCCGCCGCATCGTGTGAGGGCAGTTCTCCCCGGGCGCCTCGGCCTGCGGTGCTCGGGGACCGCTGTACCCTGTGACGTGCAGATACCGTGCAGATAACGTCTAGAGACCGCGTGGATGGCATCCAGATGCCGCGCAGATACCGTGCAGGCACCGTATCGATGACCGGCCGGTCGTGGGCGGGGGCCGTGCGGGTGCTGGGCGAGGGACGGTGTCGATACCGTACTGATGCCGCGGCGGCACCGGCCGCCTGCGCACCGACAACCAGGAAGACCCCATGGACCCGATCCTTCTCAACGTCCTCATCGCCCTGGCCATCCTCATCGGCCTGGGCGGGGCCCTGACCCAGATCTACCCCGGTCCCATCGTCGTGCTGGGGGCGGTGGTCCTGTGGGCGCTCCTCACCGGAGGAACCGCCGCCTGGGTGGTCCTGGCCATCAGCGCAGCGGCCATCATCCTCACCGGTGTGGGCAAGTACATCCTGGTGGGCCGGCGCCTGAGCAGCGCCGGCGTCCCGGGCATCTCCCTCATCGTGGGCGGCCTGGCCGGGATCGCGGGCTTCTTCCTCATCCCGGTGGTGGGCCTGCCGGTGGGCTTCACCCTGGGCGTCTACCTGTGGGAGTGGCTGCGCCGCGGCCAGGAGGCCCCCGCCCGCTCCGCCGCCTGGGAGGCCATCAAGGCCCAGGGCCTGGCCATCGTCCTGGAGCTGGCCGGCTGCCTCATCGCGGCCGCGGCCTGGGGCGCCGCGCTGCTGGTCGGGTAGCCCTGCCCACCGGCTCCCATGGTGCTCCCGCCCCGCACCCGATCCGTGCGAGGATGCTGGCCGTGAGCCCGCCCTCCGAACCGATCCGGCCCACTGCGAGCCCTGCCCCCGACCCGCGCCTCCTCCACACCGTGGAGCACCTGGCCCAGGACGGGCTGGTCATCCTGCCCACCGACACCGTCTACGGCATCGGCTGCGCCGCGCGCTCGGCCCACGCCGTCGGACGGCTCCTGGCGGCCAAGGGCAGGGGGCGCAGCATGCCCCCACCAGTGCTGGTCTCGGGTCCGGCCGACCTGAAGGCGGTGGTCGACGAGCTGCCCGAGGCCGCCCGCACCCTCATCTCCACCTTCTGGCCCGGGCCCCTCACCCTCGTCCTGGACGCCGCCCCCGACCTGTCTTGGGATCTGGGGGAGACCGGCGGCACCATCGCGGTGAGGATGCCCGACCACCCCCTGACCCTCCAGCTCCTGCGGGCCGCCGGCCCCCTGGCGGTCACCAGTGCCAACCGCACGGGGGCGCCGCCGGCCACCAGCGCCGCCGAGGCCAGGGCCGCCTTCTCCGGGCGGGTCCGGAGCGCCGGCTCCCCCGATCCCCAGAGCCCCCAGGACGCCGAGTCATGCGGCGCGCAGGCCTCCCCGTGCCGGGACATCCTCCTGCTCGACGGCGGCTCCACCCCCGGCCCCCTGCCCTCGACGATCGTCGACCTCTCCGGCCCCCACGCCCAGACCCCGGTCATCCTGCGCGAGGGGGTCCTCGATGCGCGCCTGGTCCAGGAGATCGCCGCCGCGCCGCCCAGCGCCCCGTCCGCCTCCGGCACTCCCATCCCGCCCGAGGCCACGGCTGCTCCCAGTGCTGCCGATACGCCGCTGCGGACCGAGGAGGCGATCGAGTGAAGGTCTACCTGCTCATCCTGGCGGTGGCCGCCGCCGTGACCTACATCGCCGTGCCCATCGTGCGGCACGTGGCCCTGGTCTCCAACGCCCTGACGCCGGTGCGCGCCCGGGACGTGCACGCCACCCCCACGCCCCGCCTGGGCGGCGTGGCCATGTTCCTGGGCCTGGCCAGTGCCGTGGCCGTGGCCAGTCAGGTCCCCTACCTGGCAGATGTCATCGACTCCAGCGCCTGGGCGGTGGTCCTGGGCGCCGGGCTGGTCTGCCTGCTGGGCGTGGTCGACGACCTGTGGGAGCTGGACTGGATGACCAAGCTCGCCGGGCAGGCCCTGGCCGCGGGCGTCATGGCCTGGCAGGGGGTCCAGCTCTTCACCTTCCCCATCGGGGGCCTGACCATCGGCTCGGCCCGCCTGTCCCTGGTCTCCACCGTCATCGTGGTGCTCGTGGCTATCAATGCGGTCAACTGGGTCGATGGGCTCGATGGGCTGGCCGCCGGCGTGGTGGGCATCGGGGCGACGGCCTTCTTCCTGTTCGCCTATGTGCTCACCCGCACCACCTCCCCGGAGTCCTACACCTCCCTGGCCGCCACCGTGGTGGCCGCCCTCATCGGGGTGTGCGTGGGCTTCCTCCCCCACAACTTCAACCCGGCCACCATCTTCATGGGCGACTCCGGCTCCATGCAGCTGGGCCTGGTCTCGGCCGCCTCCACCATCATCGTCACCGGGCAGATCGACCCGGGCGGCCTGGAGGGCTCGCGGGCCGTCCCCGCCTTCCTGCCCATCCTGCTGCCCCTGGCGATCCTGCTGCTGCCCGTGACCGACATGGTCCGCCTCATCGTCAGCCGCATCATGGCCGGCCACAGCCCCTTCCACGCCGACCGCACCCATATGCACCACCGCCTCCTGGCAGCCGGGCACTCCCACCGGCGGGCCGTGCTGGTGATGTACATCTGGACCGCCGTGGGCTCCTTCTCCGTGGCGGCCATGGCCTTCTTCCCCATGCACTGGGTGGTGCTGGGGGCGGCGGTCGCCGTCATCATCGGCGTGGTCGTCACCGTCGACCTCATGCCCGGGGTTCGCTCGGCCATGACCCGGCGCACCGGTGCGCGCCACGCCCGCGTCATCTCCTCCCACCTGGTCTCCGGTACCGGCCGCATCACCCGCCCGGCCCAGGGCGAGGCGCCCCCGGGCACAGGCGCCATCCCGATCGTGGCTCAGCGCCCGCCCCGGCACCAGTGGCAGGCCCCGGCCGCGCAGGCGGCCCACCGCCCCGTCAAGGACCCCGCCCACCAGGGCGCCCACCATCCCGCCGGCCAGGGCGCCCGGCCGGGCGCAGGCGGGCCGCCCCGGACCCCCGCCGCACCGGAACCGCTGCCAGGAGACCGCCGATGAGCCAGGACGCCCCCGCGACCGCCTCCAGCCGGGCCCTCCTGGAGGCCGCCGTCCGGCTCAGGCGCGTCCTGCTGATGGTCACCGGCACCCTCATTGCGGCCCAGGCCCTATGGGTCCTGGCCCTCGGCGTCCAGCGGCCCCTGGCGACGCTCCTGGTGGGTGCGCTGGCCACGACGGCGCTGCTGTCCTCCATCTGGATCCTCCTGGGGCGCATGGCCCGCTCGGGATTCGCCGCCCTGGCGGCCTGGGTGGCGGGGGGGTACCTGCTGCGCATCGGGATCCTCCTGGCGGCCCTGCTCGGCGGGCGCGCTGCAGGCCTCGACCTCACCGTAATGGGGGTCTCGCTCATCGCCGCCATCATCGCCGGCATGCTCGCCGAGACCATCATCCTCTCGCGCGCCCGGATCCTCACCGTGGAGCCGGGAACCTCCGGCGATGGCGCCTGAGCCCCTACCCCCGGCGGCCTGCGCGGCGCCCGGGTGCCGGGCGACCACGCAGCGCCGCGGCCCGCGGGTGAGGCGGCGTCATTAAGGAATGGTAGGATCGCCGCCTGATGCGGCCCCTCAGTCCTAGGGAGCCCTGCTTAGCCCCGAGCATCGACCTCAGGAGGACATCCTGTCCACGCACACCGTCGCCGACGACGCCGTGACGCCCCGCGGCTACGCCACGCCGCGCTGGTACTGGGCCCTGGTCATCCTGCTGTGCGCCGTCATCGCCGCCACCGCCGTGCCCGCCTTCACCCAGCACCCCCACGCCCCGGGCGTGGCCGACTTCTTCCCCGAGTCCTTCGCCGGCCGGGGCACCATCGTGGAGATCAATCGGATCGTCGTCGTGCGCCTGGTCATGGCAGCGGCGCTGTGCCTGCTCGTGGCCGCCGTGGCACTGGGGGTCAAGCGGGTGCCCGGCCGCGGCCAGGCGCTCATGGAGCTCCTGGCCGAGTTCCTGCGCGACAACATCGCCGTGTCCATGCTCGGTGGCCCGCAGGGCCGGCGCTTCGCCCCCTTCCTGACCACCCTGTTCCTGGGCGTGCTGGCCATGAACCTGGCCGGAGTCCTGCCCGGGCTCAACATCGCCGCCTCCTCGGTGGTGGCCGTCCCCCTGGTCTTCGCCCTGACCACCTACGTGGTCTTCATCGGCGCAGGCATCCGCGCCCAGGGCCTGGGCCACTTCCTGACCTCCCAGCTCTTCCCCCCCGGCCTGCCCAAGGGCATGTACCTGCTCATCACGCCCATCGAGCTGCTCTCGACCTTCATCGTGCGGCCGGCCACCCTCACCCTGCGTCTGCTGTGCAATATGGTGGCGGGGCACCTGCTGCTGGCCATGACCTACCTGGGCACCACCACCCTGCTCATGCACCTGCAGACCGCCTCGGTCCTGTCCGCCCTCACCGGCGCGGCCATGATCGTCATGACCCTGTTCGAGATCTTCGTGGCCGTCCTCCAGGCCTACATCTTCACCATCCTCAGCGCCGTCTACATCAAGCTCTCCATCGAGAGCCACTGACGGCGCGACCCAAGCCACCGCAACGACCCAACCCGCGCCGCCCGGCGCCAGAAAGAAGGAACCGCACATGACGTCTGTCGCACTCGCCTACGTCGGATACGGCCTGGCCACCCTCGGCCCGGGCATCGGCATCGGCCTGCTCGTGGGCAAGACCCAGGAGGCCACCGCCCGCCAGCCCGAGGTCGCCGGCCGCCTGTTCACCAACATGATCATCGGCGCGGGCATGGTCGAGGCCCTGGGCCTCATCGGCTTCGTCCTGCCGCTCGTCGTCAAGTGATGAGTCCCGTCATCGTCGTGGCAGCCGAGGAGGGGGGCGGAGGCACCGCCTTCATCCTGCCGCCGCTGTACGAGGTCTTCTGGGCCGCCGTCGTCCTGCTCCTCATCCTGCTGGTGGTCGGGCGCTTCGGGCTGCCCAGGATCTACCGGGCCCTCGATGACCGCGCCGAGCGCATCCAGCGGGGCCTGGACCTGACCGCCCGTGCCGAGGAGGACCAGGCCGACGCCGAGAAGCGGGCCGCCCGGATCGTGGAGGAGGCCCGCATGGAGGCGGCCGGCATCCGCCAGGACGCGCAGGCCCAGGCCAAGGAGATCATCGCCCAGGCCCGCAGTGCCGCCCAGGAGGAGGCCGTGGCCATCCAGGACTCCGCCCGCCGCCAGATCCTGGCCGACAAGCAGGCCGCCCAGATCTCCCTGAGCGCCGACGTCGGCATGCTCGCCTCCTCCCTGGCTGAGCGGATCGTGGGTGAGCAGCTGCGCGACACCGAGCTGTCCGCCCGGGTCATCGACCGCTTCCTCGACGAGCTCGAGCAGGCTCCCGCCGTGCCGGGTGTGGACAACGGCGCCGCCGTGGAGGAGCTGAGGTGAACTCGGGAACCGCGGCCACCCGCGCCCACGTCAGGGCCGCATGGACCCCCGTGCTCAACGCCGCCGGGGTTGAGGGCCAGGAGCTGGGCCGTCAGATCCTGGCGGTGGCCCACCAGGTGGCCAAGGCACCCCTGCGCGGCCCCCTGACCGATCCGGGCCGCCAGGCCCAGGACAAGGCGGACCTGGCCGCCGGCCTGCTGAGGGGCAGGGTCGACGACCGTGTCGTGGAGCTGGTCAGCGCCATGGCGCGGGGCCGCTGGTCCGCCCCCGTGGACATCATCTCCGCGCTCCACGACCTGGGCATCGAGGCCGTCCTGCACGGGGCGCACGCCGACGGCACCATGGGCAGTATCGAGCAGGAGCTCTTCGGCGTCGTGGGCCACCTCGACCAGGACCGCGAGCTGCGTCAGGCCCTGGAGCCCTCCCGGCGCACCACCACTGAGGCGCGCGTGCGCCTGGCCGAGCAGGTCTTCGCCGCGCACATCTCCGCGCCGGCCATGAGCCTGCTGCGCTGGTGCGTGCGCCACCGCACCGAGGGCGGGCCCCGCCGCAACCTGCGCCGCGTCATCGAGCGCGCCGCCGCCATCCAGCACCGCACCATCGCCGACGTCGTCACGGCCCAGCCCATGACCAGGTCCCAGGAGGAGCGCCTGCGCGCCATCCTCACCCGCCGCCTGGGCAGCCAGGTCGAGCTCAACACCGTGGTGGATCCCGGCGTCATCGGCGGGATGCGCATCACCGTCAGGAGCCACGTCATGGACCGCACCGTGCGCAGCACCATCGCACAGCTGCGCACCCAGATGGCCGGCTAGCCCAACCCCGCACAGCCGCACCGCGGCGCCCCAGACCACAGACCCACTCACGCAAGGACATACGAGGAGACGACAGATGGCAGAGCTGACGATCAGGCCCGAGGAGATCCGCTCGGCCCTCAGCGAGTTCGCCGCGTCCTACAAGCCCGCCGAGGTCGCCGCCCACGAGGTCGGGCACGTCGTCTTCGCCGCCGACGGCATCGCCCACGTCGAGGGCCTGCCCGGCGTCATGGCCAACGAGCTGCTCACCTTCGAGGACGGCACCGCCGGACTGGCCATGAACCTGGAGGAGCGCCGGATCGGCGTGGTCATCCTGGGCGGCTTCGACGGCATCGACGAGGGCCAGGTCGTGCGCCGCACCGGCGAGGTGCTGTCCGTGCCCGTGGGCGACGCCTACCTGGGGCGCGTGGTCGACCCCCTGGGCCGCCCCATCGACGGCCTGGGCGACATCGCCTCGGACTCCCGCCGCGCCCTGGAGCTCCAGGCCCCCGGCGTCATGGCCCGCAAGTCCGTCCACGAGCCCCTCCAGACCGGGCTCAAGGCCATCGACTCCATGATCCCCATCGGCCGGGGCCAGCGCCAGCTCATCATCGGCGACCGCCAGACCGGTAAGACCGCCATCGCCCTGGACACCATCCTCAACCAGAAGGCGGCCTGGGACAGCGGGGACCCGGCCCAGCAGGTGCGCTGCATCTACGTGGCCACCGGCCAGAAGGGCTCGACCATCGCCGCGGTGCGCGCCACCCTGGAGGAGCGCGGCGCCCTGGAGTACACCACGATCGTGGCCTCCCCCGCCTCCGACCCGGCCGGATTCAAGTACCTCTCGCCCTACACGGGCAGCGCCATCGGCCAGCACTGGATGTACCAGGGCAAGCACGTCCTCATCGTCTTCGACGACTTGTCCAAGCAGGCCGAGGCCTACCGCGCCGTCTCCCTGCTGCTGCGCCGCCCGCCGGGCCGCGAGGCCTACCCCGGCGACGTCTTCTACCTCCACTCCCGCCTCCTGGAGCGCTGCGCCAAGCTCTCCGACGAGCTGGGCGGGGGCTCGATGACCGGGCTGCCCATCATCGAGACCAAGGCCAACGACGTCTCGGCCTACATCCCCACCAACGTCATCTCCATCACCGACGGGCAGATCTTCCTGCAGTCCGACCTGTTCAACGCCGACCAGCGCCCCGCCGTCGACGTGGGCATCTCCGTGTCCCGCGTGGGCGGCGCCGCCCAGATCAAGGCCATGAAGAAGGTCGCCGGAACCCTCAAGATCACCCTGGCGCAGTACCGCTCCATGCAGGCCTTCGCCATGTTCGCCTCCGACCTGGACGCCGCCACCCGCGCCCAGCTCACCCGCGGCGAGCGCCTCATGGAGCTGCTCAAGCAGCCCCAGCACACCCCCTACCCCGTGGCCGAGCAGGTGGTCTCGGTGTGGGCCGGCACCAACGGCTACCTCGACGACCTGGAGGTCTCCGAGGTCCTGCCCTTCGAGGCCTCCCTGCTGGACCACCTGCGCCGCAACACCGCACTGCTCCAGACCATCGCCGAGTCCGGAACGCTGAGCGAGGACACCGAGGAGGCCCTGCGCGGGGCTGTCGAGGACTTCCGCCGCACCTACCTGGCCGGCGGGCAGATCCTGGAGGCCCAGGCCGCCGGACCCGAGGAGCCGGCCGGTGCCGAGCGCACCCACGAGAAGATCGTCCTCAAGAGGGGCTGACACGTGGCGGGAAACCAGCGCGTCTACAAGCAGCGCATCCGATCCACCCAGACCCTCCAGAAGGTCTTCCGGGCCATGGAGCTCATCGCCTCCTCCCGGATCGGCGCCGCCCGCCGCCTTGCCCAGGAGGCCTCCCCCTACGACCGCGCCCTGGGCCAGGCCGTGGCCGCCGTGGGCGCCCACGCCCACCTGGACCACCCCCTGCTGACCCAGATCTCCCAGGAGTCGGACAACCCCCGGGTCGCGGTCCTGGTGTGCACCTCGGACCGGGGCATGGCCGGGGCCTACTCCGCCGCCATCCTGCGCGAGTCCGAGCGCCTCATCGCCCAGCTGGTCGAGGAGGGCAAGGAGCCGCGCATCTACACCTTCGGGCGCCGGGCGCAGTCCTACTTCGCCTTCCGCGGCAGGGCCATCGAGCGGGCCTGGACCGGGGAGTCCGACCGCCCCACCGAGGCCACCATGGCCGAGGTCTCCTCCACCCTGCTCACCGAGTTCCTCGCCCCCGCCCAGGAGGGGGTCGGCGAGGTCTACATCGTCTTCACCCGCTACGTCTCCATGGTCTCCCAGGTCCCCGAGGTGCGCCGCATGCTGCCGCTTATCGTCGTCGGCGAGGAGGCCCCGCCCGCGGGAGGCGAGCAGCAGCCCCAGGCCGCCGCACCCGGTGCGGCCCAGGCCCCGCAGCAGGCGGCCCACCAGGGCGCCCCGGCCCTCTACGAGTTCGAGCCCAGTGCCGAGGAGGTCATGGGGGCGCT belongs to Actinomyces capricornis and includes:
- the atpF gene encoding F0F1 ATP synthase subunit B, with translation MSPVIVVAAEEGGGGTAFILPPLYEVFWAAVVLLLILLVVGRFGLPRIYRALDDRAERIQRGLDLTARAEEDQADAEKRAARIVEEARMEAAGIRQDAQAQAKEIIAQARSAAQEEAVAIQDSARRQILADKQAAQISLSADVGMLASSLAERIVGEQLRDTELSARVIDRFLDELEQAPAVPGVDNGAAVEELR
- the atpA gene encoding F0F1 ATP synthase subunit alpha, which encodes MAELTIRPEEIRSALSEFAASYKPAEVAAHEVGHVVFAADGIAHVEGLPGVMANELLTFEDGTAGLAMNLEERRIGVVILGGFDGIDEGQVVRRTGEVLSVPVGDAYLGRVVDPLGRPIDGLGDIASDSRRALELQAPGVMARKSVHEPLQTGLKAIDSMIPIGRGQRQLIIGDRQTGKTAIALDTILNQKAAWDSGDPAQQVRCIYVATGQKGSTIAAVRATLEERGALEYTTIVASPASDPAGFKYLSPYTGSAIGQHWMYQGKHVLIVFDDLSKQAEAYRAVSLLLRRPPGREAYPGDVFYLHSRLLERCAKLSDELGGGSMTGLPIIETKANDVSAYIPTNVISITDGQIFLQSDLFNADQRPAVDVGISVSRVGGAAQIKAMKKVAGTLKITLAQYRSMQAFAMFASDLDAATRAQLTRGERLMELLKQPQHTPYPVAEQVVSVWAGTNGYLDDLEVSEVLPFEASLLDHLRRNTALLQTIAESGTLSEDTEEALRGAVEDFRRTYLAGGQILEAQAAGPEEPAGAERTHEKIVLKRG
- a CDS encoding F0F1 ATP synthase subunit gamma, which translates into the protein MAGNQRVYKQRIRSTQTLQKVFRAMELIASSRIGAARRLAQEASPYDRALGQAVAAVGAHAHLDHPLLTQISQESDNPRVAVLVCTSDRGMAGAYSAAILRESERLIAQLVEEGKEPRIYTFGRRAQSYFAFRGRAIERAWTGESDRPTEATMAEVSSTLLTEFLAPAQEGVGEVYIVFTRYVSMVSQVPEVRRMLPLIVVGEEAPPAGGEQQPQAAAPGAAQAPQQAAHQGAPALYEFEPSAEEVMGALLQRYVAIRIRNALLQSAASELASRQQAMHTATENAEDLIITYTRLANAARQGDITQEITEIVSGADALGSG
- the atpB gene encoding F0F1 ATP synthase subunit A, with amino-acid sequence MTPRGYATPRWYWALVILLCAVIAATAVPAFTQHPHAPGVADFFPESFAGRGTIVEINRIVVVRLVMAAALCLLVAAVALGVKRVPGRGQALMELLAEFLRDNIAVSMLGGPQGRRFAPFLTTLFLGVLAMNLAGVLPGLNIAASSVVAVPLVFALTTYVVFIGAGIRAQGLGHFLTSQLFPPGLPKGMYLLITPIELLSTFIVRPATLTLRLLCNMVAGHLLLAMTYLGTTTLLMHLQTASVLSALTGAAMIVMTLFEIFVAVLQAYIFTILSAVYIKLSIESH
- a CDS encoding DUF456 domain-containing protein, translated to MDPILLNVLIALAILIGLGGALTQIYPGPIVVLGAVVLWALLTGGTAAWVVLAISAAAIILTGVGKYILVGRRLSSAGVPGISLIVGGLAGIAGFFLIPVVGLPVGFTLGVYLWEWLRRGQEAPARSAAWEAIKAQGLAIVLELAGCLIAAAAWGAALLVG
- a CDS encoding MraY family glycosyltransferase; this translates as MKVYLLILAVAAAVTYIAVPIVRHVALVSNALTPVRARDVHATPTPRLGGVAMFLGLASAVAVASQVPYLADVIDSSAWAVVLGAGLVCLLGVVDDLWELDWMTKLAGQALAAGVMAWQGVQLFTFPIGGLTIGSARLSLVSTVIVVLVAINAVNWVDGLDGLAAGVVGIGATAFFLFAYVLTRTTSPESYTSLAATVVAALIGVCVGFLPHNFNPATIFMGDSGSMQLGLVSAASTIIVTGQIDPGGLEGSRAVPAFLPILLPLAILLLPVTDMVRLIVSRIMAGHSPFHADRTHMHHRLLAAGHSHRRAVLVMYIWTAVGSFSVAAMAFFPMHWVVLGAAVAVIIGVVVTVDLMPGVRSAMTRRTGARHARVISSHLVSGTGRITRPAQGEAPPGTGAIPIVAQRPPRHQWQAPAAQAAHRPVKDPAHQGAHHPAGQGARPGAGGPPRTPAAPEPLPGDRR
- a CDS encoding L-threonylcarbamoyladenylate synthase, producing the protein MLAVSPPSEPIRPTASPAPDPRLLHTVEHLAQDGLVILPTDTVYGIGCAARSAHAVGRLLAAKGRGRSMPPPVLVSGPADLKAVVDELPEAARTLISTFWPGPLTLVLDAAPDLSWDLGETGGTIAVRMPDHPLTLQLLRAAGPLAVTSANRTGAPPATSAAEARAAFSGRVRSAGSPDPQSPQDAESCGAQASPCRDILLLDGGSTPGPLPSTIVDLSGPHAQTPVILREGVLDARLVQEIAAAPPSAPSASGTPIPPEATAAPSAADTPLRTEEAIE
- a CDS encoding response regulator encodes the protein MTTPSPSTGPAATHGGHQEGAALRVLVVDDHALVRTGVRAELTAHAPDLDVVAEADDVEGAIAAVHALQPDVVLLDVHLPGGNGGGGAEVVAACHDVPATRFLALSVSDASEDVVGVIRAGARGYVTKAISTEDLAQAVRRVAAGDAAFSPRLAGFVLDAFGAGAGEVAVADSELDRLSSREREVMRLIARGYTYKECASELFISIKTVETHVSAVLRKLQLSNRNELTRWAVARRIV
- a CDS encoding PspC domain-containing protein — its product is MTTTQPGRLPGRAGPQGPAAGPAPSAPDAPASQRLALRRPGRRLAAAPPHVPRPEPASSRRPALIAGVCAGVGAHLGLPVRQVRLAAVVLALAGGAGLLLYLLLWVAVPVGDPWAEAWGTRSPARRRLASRPRASTTASRRLGTALGGGALLAAAALAALWRSGGLRDVGVLLPLVLIVSGAALAWSQVDALTGPARRPGAALRLAGGVVLAAVGIVLWVASETPPRALLAGGLTGGALVVGVGLVLAPLWLRTHRALAETRAAEAREAERADIAAHLHDSVLQTLTLIRRRSGEPEVVARLARSQERELRAWLYTDRPEPGTSVADAFQDLAGEIEDRYGVAVDTVCVGDRAPDRSTEVVVAAAREALSNAVRHGAPPVSLYVEAGAWGTEVFIRDRGEGFDPEDLARIAPDRHGVRESIIARMERHGGQAHLRRLERGTEVRLVLPAPD
- a CDS encoding F0F1 ATP synthase subunit delta, with translation MNSGTAATRAHVRAAWTPVLNAAGVEGQELGRQILAVAHQVAKAPLRGPLTDPGRQAQDKADLAAGLLRGRVDDRVVELVSAMARGRWSAPVDIISALHDLGIEAVLHGAHADGTMGSIEQELFGVVGHLDQDRELRQALEPSRRTTTEARVRLAEQVFAAHISAPAMSLLRWCVRHRTEGGPRRNLRRVIERAAAIQHRTIADVVTAQPMTRSQEERLRAILTRRLGSQVELNTVVDPGVIGGMRITVRSHVMDRTVRSTIAQLRTQMAG
- the atpE gene encoding ATP synthase F0 subunit C: MTSVALAYVGYGLATLGPGIGIGLLVGKTQEATARQPEVAGRLFTNMIIGAGMVEALGLIGFVLPLVVK
- a CDS encoding pseudouridine synthase — protein: MSQDAPATASSRALLEAAVRLRRVLLMVTGTLIAAQALWVLALGVQRPLATLLVGALATTALLSSIWILLGRMARSGFAALAAWVAGGYLLRIGILLAALLGGRAAGLDLTVMGVSLIAAIIAGMLAETIILSRARILTVEPGTSGDGA